One Thermodesulfobium sp. 4217-1 genomic window, TGTGTCAACTCTATTTAAAAATTTAACAAAGAATTTTGACTTTTCAAGATCAATCGGGCCAAGCGATTGAGATAGCATTAGAGTCTTCTTCCCAAACAGGCTGGCAATAAAAACTATGCCTGTGTAAAAAACTAAGCTTGAAAAGCTAGTTCTATCTTGGATAATTCCTCCGCCCGGAAAGACTACTCTCTTAGCCAGCAATAAATTTTTAATCACATCAAATAATTTATTTTTCTCAACGTGATTGGGCGCTGATTTTTTAGAATTCCACAGAATCTTTACTTCATTTTTGTTCTTTAAAAGATATGCCTGGAGAATCGCATCATCTCCCACATTGCCAGCCCCAAAATAGCCTACTAAAAAGTCCAACTTAAGACTCTATTATTATATTGTCTATCAGACGGACCTTGCCTATCCAACCAGCCACAAGAACAGCTACCGGTGGCTTAATATCTGATTTTTCATTAAGATTTTCTATGTCTACTGCTTGAAGATAATCTAATTTTATGCCCTTGTCCTGAAGCCTTTTCTTTGCTTCTTCTATGATTCCTATTTCAAAAGAGCCAGATTCGATTTTCTCTTTTATCCAGAAAAGCTCTTTGCTAAGATTTAGAGCTAACTCTCTATCCTCAATAGACAGATATGAATTCCTTGAGCTCAAAGCCAAGTTATCAGTACCTCTTACGATAGGAGATGGAACAATTTTTACTGGAAAGTCCAAATCCCTTACCATCTTTCTCAAAATCACCATTTGCTGAAAGTCCTTCTCACCAAAATGGGCAAAATCAGGCTGCACTATATTAAAGAGCTTGCTAACGACTGTGCAGACCCCTTTAAAGTGGCCCGGTCTAAATAAGCCGCACAGCTTGTCCTGGAGCTCTCTTACCTCTACGAAACAAGATTGCCCCTCAGGATACATTTCTTCTGGACTAGGACAAAAAACAGCGTCAACGCCCTCTCTATCAAGCAATCTGAGATCTGTTGCAAGATCTCTTGGGTACCTGTCTAAATCCTCATTTGGACCAAATTGAATTGGGTTGACGAATATCGATACCACCACAATTCCAGACATTCCCCTCGCCCTTCTGACAAGAGATATGTGACCCTCATGCAAAAATCCCATTGTCGGAACAAGGGAAATTGTCTTACCAGCTGACCTTTTCGCTTCCAAAAACTTTCTCAGAGATTTCTTATCGAAAAAAACTCTCACTACAGGGCGTCCTTTGCTGTAGCGTTTATAATGTCTTTTATTTTATTATCTATAAATTTAGGAATATATGGGATATTTAAGTTCAAAAAGCCTGTGGTAATCAAAGAAACGGCATCGTCTTTATTTATCCCCCTGCTCATCAG contains:
- the panC gene encoding pantoate--beta-alanine ligase yields the protein MRVFFDKKSLRKFLEAKRSAGKTISLVPTMGFLHEGHISLVRRARGMSGIVVVSIFVNPIQFGPNEDLDRYPRDLATDLRLLDREGVDAVFCPSPEEMYPEGQSCFVEVRELQDKLCGLFRPGHFKGVCTVVSKLFNIVQPDFAHFGEKDFQQMVILRKMVRDLDFPVKIVPSPIVRGTDNLALSSRNSYLSIEDRELALNLSKELFWIKEKIESGSFEIGIIEEAKKRLQDKGIKLDYLQAVDIENLNEKSDIKPPVAVLVAGWIGKVRLIDNIIIES